The Gavia stellata isolate bGavSte3 chromosome 15, bGavSte3.hap2, whole genome shotgun sequence region CACAAAGGAAGTAATACTACTATCACAGAAAAGGAATAACATTGTaactgttattaaaataatttatgcttAGCAGTTTTCATTACATACAAAAGCATGTATTGTGATACCACCAAGTATCGCAATACTTCAGACATCTCGGCTGAGAGATGCGAAAGGTGTTGGAGTGCCCCGTGCTGCAACTTGATGTCCCTCGCGgtatgtttttctgcctcttgtAGCTCCCTCGCCACTTCTGCTCCGCCTGATTTCATGAGCGGATGAGGAGGTGCTCGCTAGAGGCTTTTGTCGCTGAGATGGCAGCTGAAGCGGCAGTAATGCTGGGACATCTGGCCCCTCTGgtgcttctccctttcccccGTGCTGTTAGCCGGCAGGCCTGCTCGAGTCAGGCGGGTGCAGCCGCAAGAAGCACTGCTGTGAAGCGACGATGGAAGAAAGGTGGCGGGAACAAGGCCCTGTTCAGCTCTCCCGAGGGGAGCTTGGGGTGGGCAGGCAGCGCCACTGAGCTGTAGGCGGAGGAGGAAGGCACTGGCAAAAAGAGAGGCGAGGCGACGCAAAGCAAGCAACAGGCTGGTGTTTCACCTGGTAACTGATGAAGTTCGCCGTATTCGCTTTCTGTGCTGGAAGAAAGCACTTGCCTAATAGCACCCTCTGGGGAGTCCTGTAGTGGAATAAATAGGGGATGAGAGGAGCAGCCTGTCTGGCAAGGTCCTGTCCCTCACAACAGGGCAATGATACCATGTAATCTATTCAGTAgatgtgtaaatatatatatgtgtgtgtctaCATATTCAGCAACTTTGTGAGAAGGTGATTCTTCAGCGTGTTCAAGAGCTGCTTTCTGCCTCAGCTAACATTTGTCAAAAATCATTAAAGAGCCTGGTGGGTTATAAAGTTGCACATTAAAGGGGTGTAAGTTTAACCCGGGCTGAAAGCACCTTAACTGCAGAATGCAGttgcaaatgttaaaaagttatttacatGCAAATAGAATCGCGGGTGCCCAGtgtgagaaatgcagaaataaaaggcagtgTTTACAGAGGAAGTCCAGTGAACTGGATGTGTATTTTGCCTCATCTACTGTAAACTGCCTGAGGTAATACTCTCACAGATGCTGCATTTTGTTGTgtaattattaatttctttgtggTGTCTGCATGCATGCATATTCCTTAGAAACATCCCAACTTTCCCAAAAGGGTAGAAGATGAAtcttaaatactgaaaatgtgtATCTACTTAGTGCTTTACTTTGATACTGCACTTTTTCTTGCAGCTTATATCATACGGAACAGTAGGGAAATACTTTAGCTACAGTCATTTTACGTATTTGTAGTGCTTATGGTGGGTGGACTAGTTCAGGCACAAATTATGGACTAATACTCATGTTAGCTGTTCTTTTGGTGGCAGAGTATTGTCTGCGACAGTACTTGGGTGGGAATCGGCGTGAGGAGAGGTCCAAGAGGCAGTCGATGCAgatgtgaatttaaaaaactaGCTTTTGGTTTGACATCTCTGTGGTTTTATTCCTCACTTCCCCACCCCTCGCCAATAGGGTATAAAGAACAGTTggtgtttgcatttctgcagagTGATCTTGATTAGAGTGGAGCGGCAATTCTGTGTAGCTAGtctagaaaaattattttttaaaaaagcatcaCTGGATCTCTAAAAGCTATGTAATGGGTTAGACTGTGAGGAGCTGCAGAATTCAGTCTTAGTGCAGAAAATGGCTGACGTTTTGCAGACAAGAAAAAGATCTGAGGTAGTTATGGCTGGCTGGCTTTCAGGCATAGAATCTGTTTCAGGAAAACTCCTTGAACTAGCAAATGCAACTGCTCTTCCACTTTTGCTTAGATTCTTTCATCACCTCTGTTTGGCGAAGTGTCAGTGCAGGCTGCTGGATTGCTGATAATAAAGCATAGAGAAACTTGTAGATGCTTCTCGTGACATAATATGgaaaaattcagtatttgaGTGAGGCAAATTTTATCTGTGAAGAATGGCCATGCTGAATTAAACCAAAGGTTAATCTGTCTGCTCTTGTGCCTCAGTAGCAAGTAGTGGATTGCTAGGGAAAAAGTTAATAATACAGGAAACATGATTTCTCCTAGTGTACCTCCCAGGTGCAGGCAGATACCTCAGGCCATCTACAGTTTAGGGAATAGCTAAGGCACCGGCTGTAGCCTCATCTTTGCATTTAACGGTCCTTGAGAGGCTCTTCTTCCATTAATTACTTTCAATCAGTGTAATCATTTGTTGAACTCTCATATACTCTTGCTGCTACAACATTTTGAGGCAGAGTTTCACATTTTTATGATGCAGTTTACAAAAAGGTTTTGTCATGAGTCATCATTTAATTGAATTCTCCCAATTTTCCTGGTTTGAGCAGTCGTGAGAGAGTGTTTTTGCAGTTCCTCTCCTCAGGCCAGTTGTGATTTCCCTGTCCAGGGAGACTCTCTTCCAGGCCGAGGAGTGATAGTCACTTCAGTATTCCTTTTACAGAAGTCGTTGACTGTCCTTGTGCTTGATCTTCACACTTTCTGTATTCTGCTATGTTGTCTTGAAGAACTATTGTGGGCAAATTAGCACGCAAAATACGATGCTCTAAAAAAAGTCGTGGGTCCCATATAGAATCAGGACTTGTTGGGATCCCAATCAGGAGATCTTGGTGCTATGCCAAGGGCCCAATAATTCCATAGTTAACATTTCATGGCTTAGTGCAGTGCCAAGGTATTAGTTTATAGACCAGACTTCACCTGTCATTATTCAGTTGCCTTTAAAGTACAGCTTTCATATTGATTGTGCAGCAAAATACAAAAGCCAACTCACCGTGTATTTGGTCCACAGACACCCcatcccccccatcccactgccaAAAATTGGTGGTGGATTTGTTTGCTGTTTAGACACCATTGTCAGAGTGGAAAGGTGAGACTGGGCTACTTTTTCCATGCTTGTCTGCCTGGATATATTAGTACCGATTTGAATGAATATATTGACATCTGGGTCTTGTAAAAAGGTGTGGTCTTTTTGTGACTTTGAATTTACTTATGAACCTGGCCCTGAAAAATAAGGTTATTTATGAGCACTGtgttatatttgttattttgttaCTATCCTCTCAGATAGGAATACGGAAATGTACCTACGTATTTTTTTGTCccattttgctatttaaaaaaaaaaggcatcttgGAGTGAAAACAATAAAGGTTACGGTATAGAGAAGTTGGTGAAGTATGGACTGGGTGAGTGGACggtgaggtggattgaaaactggctgaaggCCAGGCCCACAGGGTGGTGGTCAGTGGAACAAAGTCTAGTTGAAGGCCAGACTAGCGGTGTACCCCAGGGATTAGTACAGGATCTAGTCCTATTCAGCATCTTCATTAACGATCTGGATGAAGGTGaagagtgtaccctcagcaagtttgctgatgataggaagctgggaggagtggctgatactGGGAGATCTTACcaatatttataaatatctgaagggagagtgtaaagaagatggagccaggctcttttcagtggtgcccagtgacaggacaagaggcaatgggcacaaactgaagcGTAGGAGGATCCCTCTGAAGGTCAGGAAACACTTTCACTGTGCGGGTGACGGAGCACtggcagaggttgcccagagaggttgtagagtcACCcaccttggagatactcaaaagctgtctggacatggtcctgggcaaccggctgtaagtgaccctgcttgagcaaggaggggttggactggatgacctaCACGAGTTGTCTGCCAACCTcaaccgttctgtgattctgtgagacgAACCAGGGTCCTTTAATCACTATTTTGAAATTACAAAAGAATTGTAGCAGCTTGATGGGaaagatgtggggttttttttagtttgtttcacAGAAGTTATGTGGGTTTATCCCTTTCACCgttcatttgtattttgtaagCGTGGCAGTTAGCTACCCGCTTCTGTAATGCGACTAGTGACCCAGTAGACTTGAGAGACCAATCATAGGGGAGGCCTAGCATGACTCCACCTGAAAAATCCATGTAAATGATTTTGTTACATGATTACTCTTAGATGGGCAGAAGGTATAATACTGATTGATTTGAAGACCTGTGTGCATGACTTAAGCTGTGTTCTGTTGGCAACCGTGGTCTGGGGCTCCCCTGCTCTCTTTCCCTTCTACGCCTCTTTGTTCCGTACCTTCTTCCAGCTCCAGTGCTGGCCTGCGCTGTGCTGAGTTATTGCGATGCGTAAGACCtaggtgaagaaaaacaagtgggTAGCTTTCTTCCAGGCTAGCAGACTGAAATGGCTTGGCAGAGTGTCTAGTAAGCATTGGGACTGTGCCGGAGAGGCGTAGGGGGACCACGTGTTTCATCCTCGGAGGTGCTGTTGCAGTCATATGTCACGGATATTTGCGCAGAGTTGATGAGAATGTGGAACCACTGGAGAAAAGGGCCTTGCCTCAATGGGTAGCACAACCACTAAAAACTCGGTGATAACCATAGTTTTAGAGATAAATAAATGCTGTTGCTAAGCTACAGAAACAGATTGTATGGTGAAGTAGGGAACATAATAAACCagtaaaaaggcatttttggCTGAGTGGGTCTAAACTAGAGCAGGTGTAAAGAGTATACAGAACTTTGcttccaaagaagagcaacgaagctggtgaagggtctagaaCACAAGTCCTACGAGGAGCAGATGAGGGAACTGAGCTTGtttagtttggagaaaaggaggctgagggggagactttatcgctctctacaactacctgaagggaggttgtagagaggtgggtgtcggtctcttttcccaagtaacaagttgtgtcaggggaggtttggattggatattaggaaaaaattcttcactgaaagggttatcaagcactagaacaggctgcccagggaggtggttgagtcatTATCCCTGGAGGTATGTAAAAGgcatgtagatgtggcacttaagGTTttggtttagtggtagacttggcagtgttagacTCACTGTTGGACTTGATCAACTTAAAGGTCTTTtacaacctaaatgattctgtgattctgtatctTGCAAGCGAGAGGAGAAAAACTTTGGGAGAAAAACTTCCGCAAGAAAGTTGATACCTTACTCATTTGCCTTACTCTCCTTACAAGTTACTGTATGATACCGAAGATAGATGCTTTTATTGACCCCTTTTTCCTACTCAGCTCAtctttctgctggttttcttgGCTTGCAAACAGAAGTTTAGTAGCAAAATTGTGTTCATTTAAGATAGAACGCATTTCTTTCTAGTGTGGAGAGACATTTAGGCAGTGGAAGGAGCCCCGTTTCTACTGTATCTTTGATTTGACTGTTTATTTAAGCTTTTGGTACTAATTAATAGTCTTTTTCATGTTTCGTTAGGCTAGCACAAAGAACTGAATGCATTTATTACATCAAATGAGTGCGTGTGTGTATTCGCTAGTCTGCATGGTTTACTTTCAAGAGTCCAGGGCGTGTTGATATATGTACCTTTCActgtaataagaaaaaaattgtctaaATGCAGCTAGATAGCAAAGGCTTATATGTCAAATTCTTGAGGTGATCCTCATACACGAGGATTCATATTTTCCTAATACTCTGCCTGCTAGCATATACGGACTGCTTACAAGTGGAATCTGCAAAAGCGAAAGCACAAAGGGGTGGGTGACAAAAACATCTAGTAAAAAGTTGTGAGGAGTGCATGTGGCTTGAACTTTCATTTCAAAGTAAAACAGAAGTCCACTTGGGGTCAACATGACTAAGATTTTCCAGGAGTTACATGCCAACTAATTCTAACTCACAAATGGATAATTCCTTAAATGCAAACTCAGGGTATTCAGTCATGGGGTATATGTGCTCCAGCCCAAAGACCCACgtcagctgctttttcattttaacatctGTGGCCAGGTGTGGCTTCAGGTTGTGAGTTTTCACCCATCTCCTGCAATTTGGAAAATAGAGGACTGTGCACAAGCATCAGTCGGCGTAGCACCCTACCGTCACCTCAGGGTACAGCGCTCGCATTAGGtaagaagattatttttatttcagtagccACAGTTACTGATGTTCCTGCCTACTCCTTTTAAGGGATAGAAGCCCATGTAATGTTAgactgaaatggaaatacagtAGAGcaattacacagaatcacacagattCAGAAAGGTTTTTCCCCCTCAGCAGTATTTACCAGAATTCAAGTTGAGGGCTTTGTGTATTTTCagatattatttttctccaacaGTTGAGCTGCATCAACCCAAGGTTTCCTTCAGCATCAAACACTTGCTCCAAACTTACTTCTGCTGTGATCTTGCTGTCACACATTACTTTCTTTCGGTTTCCGACACCTGCCACCTGCAGATGATCATCTCCCAGTGCCACGGATTAAGGAAGCAAATAGTGCCAAATACGTACATGCATATTTGAATAAAGGTTTTACTAATGCACGAGTTTGTATTGTGTAAGTTTTATCATTATTGTGCCACAGGAGCAATGGTTCACcagcattttccttctctttttcagctttttttactgcttttcctcGGTGAGAATGGCAAGGATTCGGATTCCTAGCACAATTGTTATACTTTTTGTTACGATTCAGACTGGCTTCTTACTCTTCATGTATTCCCGGTACAGTAGCTTCATGCCTCAGTCTGAGGAGAAACCATCTCAAGTCCACATCCTCATTCTGTCCTCCTGGCGGTCGGGATCTTCTTTTGTTGGTCAACTTTTCAGCCAGCACCCCAGCGTCTTCTACCTGATGGAACCCGCATGGCATGTGTGGGTTACGATGTACCAGAACAGTGCCAAGGTCTTGCACATGGCAGTGCGGGACCTAGTCAGGTCGGTCTTTCTGTGTGACATGTCTGTGTTTGATGCTTACATGCCGTGGAAGAGAAACTTGTCCGATCTCTTCCAGTGGGCAGTGAGTCGGGCTCTGTGTTCAGCTCCTGCTTGTGACTCCTTTCAACGTACTGACATAACCAGTGAAATGGCATGCAAGACTCTTTGTGGACGGTACCCATTCAGCAAGGTGGAGGAAGCCTGTAAAACGTACAGCCATGTTGTCATCAAGGAGGTTCGATTCTTTGACTTGAAGGTCCTCTACCCCCTTCTCACTGATCCATCCCTGAATCTCAAAATTATTCACTTGGTCCGTGACCCCAGAGCAGTCGTCAAGTCACGGGAGCAATCGGTGAAAGCATTAGCCCGTGACAATGGAATTGTTTTGAGTACCAATGGCACTAAAGTGGAAGACAGCAAATACAAAGTAATGCAAGAGATTTGTAGAAGTCATGTTCAGATTTATGAAACGGCTACTCTAAAACCACCTAATTTCCTGAAAGATCGCTATTTAATGATCCGTTTTGAAGATCTGGTAAGAGATCCATTatcagaaatctcagaaatgtaTAAATTTGCAGATCTTAGTTTGACCCCCACACTTAAAAGCTGGATCTATAATATCACACATGGACAAggaccagggaaaaaaaaagaagccttcaAAATCACATCTCGAGATGCTGTTAGTGTTTCACAGGCCTGGAGAAATGttctttccttccagaaaattaagaaaatacaggaagTTTGCAAAGGTGCTATAAACATGCTTGGCTATCAGCTGGTGgattcagaaaaagaacagagagatTTGTCATTGGATTTAGTGTTGCCAAGACGACAAAATCAATTCAGTTGGTCATCATTTAATCCAAAGCCCTGAGACATTATttttgagagagctggggcaggggtaGATGGTAGGGTATTCGTCCTCTGTGCAGCATATAGGTAATTTGAAAATCCTTGGCTGATGAGTTTAACTATCttcctgtcttctgtttttccgTAATGGAAAGAGGTCTTTTCTGAGTTTCTTACACcgcaaaaacaaaaaaaagcatgagaaatgCCGCGAGATACTTGTCAGATTGCAAATTTACAGCTGAACTGTGCTGTTCTCagcattgttttaaaaatataatttaagtaCTTTCTATTAAAAGATGAATTGTCAAAAATGTCTTTGTTCATTGATAATAGTTCCCCtctgttttcatgctttaaatCTTTAAGAATCTCAGTTCTTTATTTGTATAAATGGAACAAAGTAGAaactttgctttcttccagaatCGCTtgactttcttcttttgctttaaagttGTTGTGCAGTTGTGTATTATTTTAGATTTCTCTTGACGTTTTTAGTTTTAACATAAAAGTTCTCCAAGAGCTGGGGCAACTGCAGCAGTTTGTTGTGAAAAGCTTAAGCAGGAACTTCATTTATTGATAGGTTTCTTAGTGCTTCCCCTGGAATGGCAAAGTTTGCAGTGATATACTTGAATGTGATGTTGGCATGAAGtgcaaaaagcaaaagggaTGAAGAAACTTTGAGTGGGGTCACTGTGGAAATAGTGTGTTAATGCTGACCCAATCGTGCATTCTAACGCTGCGACACAGAGTAGGCACACACTTGCTCCTGCAGCACAATTCATGCCACTatcctctcttctctcttcagaACTACAAGTTGTTGTTACTGAAGATCACTGAGAAATTTAAGGTGCCTTGGAAATCTGCGTAGTGATTATACTGCTGTATGGAAGTGATCACTTCAGACAACTTTGATAGCAGAGATGGACACTTGGGtatgggggttttgtttggttttgtttttattttttttaatacagcatATCTCAGGATGGGCAGTATATGTTTGATCAATACCAGATAATTCTGTTAAGGCTAATTGAAGAATGTCGTGCTATAGCTCATTTAGGATGAGCACAAAAGCTCCTCAGTGCCACGGCTGCGATCTGCTGTAGGAGATGGATGTTCCTCGCGCTCTAGATGCTGGGAGGTAGGCCCGTAGATGCTGTGTCTCCTTGGGCGGGTTCTCTAGGGCCATACCCGTTGCTTCTGGGGATTTTCCTAAGTGTTCCCAGAGCTATCGTGGGGCCTGTGGAGCcatatttttttgtcttggtgGCTTTTCTAGGGACTCTGAGGTTGTGCAGGCTTCTCTGGTGGATTTGTGAGTTCTTTGGGGGCCATTTGCTTACTCAGCTTATCTGGGGCTTCTTCCCTGTGTCAGGGAATCTGGAATTTTTGGGTGGGAAGGGTATCTGGGCTGTGGTCTGTAGCGCAGAAGGTCttttgggctccccagtgcgAGAGAGGCACAGATATACTGGAGAGGGTCCCGTCAAGGGCCACCAAAGTGAcgaagggactggagcatctttcacATGAGAAATacctgagggagctgggactgctcagcctggggagaaggcggctggggcgggggggggggggggggggggcacggggggaaCAGGATATCTTATtgatgtatataaatacctgaagggagagtGTGAAGAAGACGGAGCCAGGtgcttttcagtggtgcccagtgacaggacaagaggcaatgttCTCTCTGAACATCAAGAAACACACTTTATTACTGTGTGAGTGATGAAGCACTGGcacgggttgcccagagaggttgtagagtctCCCACCTTGGCGATATTCGGAAGTCATCTGAACAAatggtcctgggcagctggctgTAGATGGCCCTGCTTGAGCCGGAGGGGTTGGACCGGACGACCtacagaggtcccttcccacatCAACCGTTCTTCAAGTCTGGAGTCACTACTGTCACATACAGGGCCCTTAGCTACCATAGGCATGAGAAACTTGCCCCAGGCCTCAAGGTCATCCAGAGTGCCTGCTGCTTTACTCCAGCTGCCCTGCTTGTGAAGAAGAGGAGCAGGTAATTTTGCACTTAGCAGGTCTCAGTGGTCATGTTGGGGCAGGGTTGAGTGGTTGGGGGGTTTGGAGGGACAGTTTAAGAGGGCGTCTGAAATGTCCTTGCAGGGTGGAGTGAGGCAGGAAAGAGTGGGTTAGAGTTGGTGGCGGGGGGACGACTGCCCTGGTTGGGGTGCTGTGTGCACGTGGGTGCCAGTACCTCGGCTGCTGTGTGTGGCTGTCAGCGTTGCAGGAGCCGCGGGAATGATGGACTTTACTATGCCTCCCCCAGAAAGCTCTGGCTAACGAAGTTATGCTCAACAGAGACCAGCCATCAGCACCACTGGATGCTGATAATGACTAGCCAGGCCTCATGCTCTACTGTCGTTTTCTCTGCTACTTGCAGTGGCTCTGCAGTGGCCTTACAGATCCCAAATAGTCCTAAAGCCTGCCCCAGAGCCCCCAGATGCTGCCCCaaagctgccagcagcccccaAACTCTCCCAAATCCTTTCTCAAAGCTCCTACTGACCCCCAAACACTCCTCAAGGACCCCCTAAATCCCTCTTTCCATTCCTCTGTCTGTCTCcccatctctcttttcttctcttcttctccccaTCTGCTTTCTGGACTCCTGTTCCTCTGTCAAACTGAAGATCCGGCATTCCTTTGCGTTTTGTCAGGCCTTGAAGGCACAAAGGGCTGGTGGGCGCTCAGTGGAGTTGGTCCGCAGTGAATGGAAGGTGCTGTTGATCTGCCTCATTCAGACTAAGTCTAACACCTCTCCAGAGATTTTTGTCGCTGGGGCATGGGGCTGTGTATGTGCACTGGGGAGCACCAATGGGCCAAGACGCTATGGGGAGGGTAAGGTTGATAGTGAAGAGGCTTGTGGGGAAGGTGTCAGGAAGACAGAGATCAGAGTCTCTGAGTACTTGGGTGTTAGGGCAGGTGCCCGTAGTAGGGTAGTCTGGAGTTGCTGTTATCTGTCCTCCGCATCAGTGTGCAGGCTGTCCTCTGCATAGGCTGTTACTGCCTCTTGCTCATCTGTGCCCAAATGGGGCTGTCACGTGGTGCAGCTTGACTCATGAATGTGATACCGGCACAGAGCCCGATTTCCTGTTGGATCTGTCTTTATGAAAACAGGTATCTTCCTTGCATCAGCCTCattctcctcttccacctctctgcagcagcagcttgcaTTTGACTCAGCCTTCGGGCGCGCTGTTGAGTCAGAGGGCTTCCTAGAGGGGTCTGTTTGACTTGAGCTACTTTATGTTAGGCAGCCTATGAAAGCGAAGCAAAACCTTGCTTCTCTCATTGTCCTGCCTGCAGTCTGTTTCCCGTTAGCTCAGTCTCTAGTGCTTGGAGTTTTAGAGGCTGCTTTCTGAGTGGTCTGGAGGAGACCAAAAAATTCGGGTGCCATGGGTGTTATGTGCCTGATGTTTCTGTGGGAGAAGGGCTAGGACAGTGCTAAGTGAAGAAGCGTAGGTGGGGTGTGGGAGACAGATGACTGGAGCGTGGGCTGGCTTCCTTGCTCTCAGGTGAATGAGAGGGGTGTTTCTGCTGGCAGCACGCTGAGTGGGCAGTGCTCTTGGGCACAGCAGTGGATGGTTGCTTGGGAGTCTGAGAGGTCTTAGCTTTCCGTCTCTTGCCTGTGTTGAATGAGAAAGCGGATAGGTGAGAGGGCAGTTTGTTCCCCCTTTCTGTGTTACGTGTTTTTTCATGCCACGTAAGACAAATGAACACTTCTAACATTGCAGTGTCTGTCTGTGCTGCAGTTTCCCTGAGGAGTACCACCGGCCAAAGACTGAAGACATCTGGCTGCCTGAGCGGTTAGGTAGCTTGGACTGGAAGTGCTTACAATGTGGTTAATAGACTAAAACCATGTCTAGTTCACATCATAAATATTTCCCCAGCTGTAGTGTTTTACTCTCATTCTGGACAGTCTGTGTGGCATCTTCTGGATAGCCTATATAACACGAACATTTGTTGGTACTGCACATGAATTAGTGCTCACAGTGTGGCAGGTAGGTTCAATGGAAGTGCAGCTTAGTACAATCCTATGTATCACTTCTTGCATATGGTCACATTTGAACGGTGGCTAAAACCAAGCTTATAAACAGCAACTGTAAAGTGTGACGTGTCTTACAGTTCTGCTGCGCTCACAAATGGAGGGGAAGTGTTTTAAGCTGTGGGCAGAAATTCCTTGGCATCTTTTTAGTGTTTTCCTGCTTGcatgtgctttgttttttcttgcataaAACTGAGGGTTTGGAGGTTTTCTTGTGCGGTTTTTTGTTTAGAATTTCTTGTTGAGGGTTTCTCACTCGGGTGTCGTGGTTTACTTGTTAATTTTCTGGGACTCGGTATTTGTCAGTCAGGATTTACAGTTTACACATTTACTGCTCAAGGcataagttttaaaatgtagccTCAGCCGTAAGCTGTAAAGCCCCAGCAACCATCTGGGTTCTGAGACTTGCAGTTTTTCAGCTAGAGTTCAGGGTTTACACCTTACTGTTAAATAGACAGGTCTAAATCCTGACATAATAAACTTTGGCCTATTGATGCCAGAGAGAAAGGCATTCACACTCCACAAGGTATTGATTAAAATTCCTTTTACTGAACTTAAtgccagaaggaaaaagagattaGTATGGATAGTTCTGTGTCCTTCCAATGCTGGGAACTCTGATTAGCACAGAACCAGAGGGACCTTCAATCAAGGCCCGGCATATTGTGCAGATCCCCTCTGTAGGGAGGTTCCACTAGTGTCTTGGTCTTTAGAGCTCTTACAGGatttcttggaagaaaataattctattcATCATTTCTGTCATCAGACAAAAGGATGTTCACATGGGAACCTGTGCTGCTTCACTTTATGATAAAAGACGTGCAGACACTGTAATTGCCAGTGCCAAGTGGGAGCTGCCTACAGGCTCCTTTGTTACAGTTAGCTAAGTAAGTTTATTTTGTTAGCAAGGGATACACACAGCACAACACAGGCTGGAGGGCGAAGCTATACATGCAGCCATAGCACAGCTCAGGCCTGCACCTTCTCAGGTTAACTGTTACGTGGATCACTAGCTTCTCGATCGTACAATAGTCTTCTGGTTAGGATCACTACAGTAACCTTCCAACCACCCAGCATTCAGCTCTGCATTCTGGTCCAAGGTCTCGGTTTGATATAGTGGAGGCACGATGCACTGAGTCAGACTGCTGAGGTGGTGGGCGACCTGAGAGCTGTGCGAGTTTCTTGCAGAGTCCTAGTCAAGGGGTAGGGCAGAGGAACAAACAGGTGAGGTCAGGGGTCATCTTAAATATCAGAGCTGAATCCTATCCCCAAAGGAGAAAGCAGGGCGGGGGAGGCTTACAGCTGCTCACTGATTTGCCGCAGCAAGGGCTTCAGTAGGAGCTGACCCTTCCCCACCGGACTGATGAACGCTGCTCCAGTAATGACGCTTACGGGGTCACAGGGGAGGGGCGAGCATGCTGGCACTGAGCGCCATGGCAGACTCACTCCCAGGTATTAGGTGcgttaattaataaataattgctttatTCTTTATACTCATGGCTGTGGGTCCTGCAGTGCCTTTACATTCAGTAGGAAGTGCCTGAGGACAGTACCCAAGGGAGGGAGGCTACCTATTGCTTCTGAGGGAGTGGGAGCTGGTCCCAAGCTCTCTTAGATCATTTTTGCGCCA contains the following coding sequences:
- the LOC104259228 gene encoding carbohydrate sulfotransferase 5, which produces MARIRIPSTIVILFVTIQTGFLLFMYSRYSSFMPQSEEKPSQVHILILSSWRSGSSFVGQLFSQHPSVFYLMEPAWHVWVTMYQNSAKVLHMAVRDLVRSVFLCDMSVFDAYMPWKRNLSDLFQWAVSRALCSAPACDSFQRTDITSEMACKTLCGRYPFSKVEEACKTYSHVVIKEVRFFDLKVLYPLLTDPSLNLKIIHLVRDPRAVVKSREQSVKALARDNGIVLSTNGTKVEDSKYKVMQEICRSHVQIYETATLKPPNFLKDRYLMIRFEDLVRDPLSEISEMYKFADLSLTPTLKSWIYNITHGQGPGKKKEAFKITSRDAVSVSQAWRNVLSFQKIKKIQEVCKGAINMLGYQLVDSEKEQRDLSLDLVLPRRQNQFSWSSFNPKP